A genomic window from Fibrobacterota bacterium includes:
- a CDS encoding GDP-L-fucose synthase: MKKDSRIFVAGHRGLVGSAIVRKLNAEGFSKIIVKTKAECDLENQGAVFKLFLEEKPEFVFMAAAKVGGILANKTYPVDFIRSNLMVQNNIIDASFYSGVQKLLFLGSSCIYPKMAEQPIREDSLMTGALEPTNEWYAIAKIAGIKTCQAYRAQYGFNAISLMPTNLYGPGDNFDLKHSHVLPAMIRKFHEAKQAGHKEVVIWGTGSPRREFLYVDDLADACLHLMESYDSPEIINVGTGEDVTILELAKLVKKTIGFEGEITFDTSKPDGTPRKLLDVTKLHGLKWKHSVQLEAGIEETYRWFLGNQSTVRW; encoded by the coding sequence ATGAAGAAGGATAGCAGAATTTTTGTCGCAGGACATCGGGGTTTGGTGGGATCGGCTATTGTGCGGAAATTGAATGCCGAAGGTTTCTCGAAAATCATTGTGAAAACAAAAGCAGAATGCGATTTAGAAAACCAGGGAGCAGTATTTAAGCTCTTTCTTGAAGAAAAACCTGAATTTGTCTTTATGGCAGCGGCAAAAGTTGGCGGCATCCTGGCGAATAAGACGTATCCTGTAGATTTCATTCGGTCAAATTTGATGGTACAAAACAATATTATTGATGCGTCATTCTATTCCGGAGTGCAAAAGCTGTTGTTTTTGGGTAGCTCCTGCATTTACCCCAAAATGGCTGAGCAGCCAATTCGCGAAGATTCCTTGATGACAGGCGCGCTTGAGCCTACGAACGAATGGTATGCAATAGCAAAAATTGCTGGAATTAAAACCTGCCAGGCATACAGGGCGCAATACGGTTTCAATGCGATCTCCCTTATGCCGACGAACCTGTATGGGCCAGGAGATAATTTCGATCTAAAGCATAGCCATGTGCTGCCTGCCATGATCAGGAAGTTCCATGAGGCAAAGCAAGCAGGTCACAAAGAAGTTGTGATCTGGGGAACAGGCTCACCTAGAAGAGAGTTTTTGTATGTGGACGATTTAGCGGATGCTTGTTTGCATTTAATGGAAAGTTACGACTCCCCTGAAATCATTAATGTCGGTACAGGCGAGGATGTCACAATTCTGGAATTAGCAAAACTGGTAAAGAAAACAATCGGTTTTGAAGGTGAAATCACTTTTGACACCTCAAAACCGGATGGAACCCCGAGAAAACTGCTCGATGTGACAAAATTGCATGGCTTGAAATGGAAGCATTCCGTTCAGCTGGAAGCAGGAATTGAGGAAACCTACCGATGGTTTTTAGGGAACCAAAGTACGGTTAGATGGTAA
- a CDS encoding flippase — protein sequence MSAKSIKINAALNMIKTAAGMIFPLITFPYTSRILGPEGVGKVNFANSFLAYFILLASIGIPVYGIRAVAKVRENIDELALLVKELIVLHLIASGVAFLAFLGVILVSDTVSAEAWLFFVVSFSIPLSMFTLDWFYQGMEDYAYITKRSIGFSVLAIGAMFMLVKKPQDYVLYAGITVVASLGSSVLNFWNARKVVFRKSIRSLNLKQHIRPLGSVFALNFIISIYINLDTVMLGFLSKTDSVGYYSSAMKLTKMLLSLVSSFSAVLLPRLSYYAANDQLEKFDEMLRKSLGVILLMCIPASAGLMLVGREIILVLAGDLYLEAVSCVIITAPIILIIGLNGVFGYQILYSLGREKAFLFSVAVGAILNVAINFALIPRFNHIGASIGALVAEAAILFIQIFLVRTRHHVKWPWVSLLKYVGATAVMALALIVFKSNTEYLLVGMKLSACVLIGASVYFGLLYFMHDEFVVDSIRKLQGWVKREKV from the coding sequence ATGTCTGCAAAATCAATAAAAATCAATGCTGCGCTGAATATGATAAAAACAGCTGCAGGAATGATTTTTCCTCTGATTACTTTTCCATATACTTCCCGAATTTTGGGGCCTGAAGGGGTTGGTAAAGTAAATTTTGCAAATTCGTTTTTGGCATATTTCATTCTTCTGGCATCCATCGGCATCCCAGTATATGGGATCCGTGCAGTTGCCAAAGTTCGCGAGAATATTGATGAATTAGCATTGTTGGTAAAAGAGCTTATAGTGCTACACCTAATTGCAAGCGGCGTTGCCTTCTTGGCGTTTTTAGGGGTGATTCTGGTTTCAGATACGGTCAGCGCAGAGGCATGGTTGTTCTTCGTAGTTAGTTTCTCTATCCCCTTGTCGATGTTTACGCTGGATTGGTTTTATCAAGGAATGGAAGATTATGCATACATAACGAAAAGGAGTATCGGGTTTTCTGTTTTGGCTATTGGTGCAATGTTTATGCTCGTTAAAAAGCCGCAGGACTATGTGCTTTATGCGGGCATTACGGTTGTAGCATCGCTTGGATCATCGGTGTTGAATTTTTGGAACGCGAGGAAAGTGGTTTTCCGTAAGAGCATTCGATCTCTGAATTTGAAGCAACACATTAGGCCATTGGGCTCTGTGTTCGCTTTGAATTTTATCATAAGCATTTACATTAATCTTGATACAGTAATGCTGGGTTTTCTTTCTAAAACGGATAGTGTTGGATATTACAGTAGTGCGATGAAACTAACAAAAATGTTACTGTCATTGGTGTCATCATTCAGTGCGGTTCTTTTGCCAAGATTATCATATTATGCAGCAAATGATCAATTAGAGAAGTTTGATGAGATGTTGAGGAAGTCTTTAGGGGTGATTCTGTTGATGTGTATTCCAGCTTCAGCAGGACTTATGCTGGTGGGGAGGGAGATAATCCTGGTCCTAGCTGGGGACTTGTACTTGGAGGCCGTTTCGTGTGTCATCATTACGGCTCCAATCATTTTGATAATTGGATTGAACGGAGTGTTCGGTTATCAGATTCTTTATAGTCTCGGACGAGAAAAGGCTTTTCTCTTCTCTGTTGCCGTTGGAGCGATTTTGAATGTGGCCATTAACTTTGCTCTAATTCCTAGGTTTAATCATATTGGAGCTTCTATTGGAGCTCTTGTTGCAGAGGCGGCGATTCTTTTCATTCAAATATTTTTGGTGCGAACCCGACATCATGTAAAATGGCCTTGGGTCAGTCTATTAAAATATGTTGGGGCAACAGCAGTGATGGCGCTTGCGTTGATTGTTTTTAAAAGCAACACAGAATATCTATTGGTAGGGATGAAACTGAGCGCATGTGTTTTGATCGGCGCGTCAGTATATTTTGGCTTGCTGTACTTCATGCATGATGAGTTTGTTGTCGACTCGATCAGAAAACTACAAGGGTGGGTAAAGCGTGAAAAAGTATGA
- a CDS encoding glycosyltransferase family 2 protein, whose amino-acid sequence MKEHKIVVVTPAGRRHYLELLKHYILLDDGIDEWHLWDNCRNPKDREYIEDLAKQEPKIKVVKINGADGTNKSVNRFYPFCTAEDTFFIKLDDDVVYLSPNFSTSVYEAAMKEKGRYIWWSPLVVNNAVCTWLLKYHSKIGIEEPISCQASDDFSWKSPSFAIKLHEIFLKAMGEKRVDEFKVPDFEVSLSRFSINCLGYFGEDVRALGETFCPSGVDDEEWISAVLPSRIGKPGRVIGSVVISHFAFYTQEQDLLRAKVLEKYYNAAFLQPEPYPLKPLPIKRRIKDFARKSRNLLRTPFA is encoded by the coding sequence ATGAAAGAGCACAAAATTGTCGTTGTGACACCAGCTGGGCGACGACACTACTTGGAATTGCTAAAGCATTACATACTCCTCGATGATGGCATCGACGAATGGCATCTATGGGATAATTGCCGGAATCCAAAAGATCGGGAGTATATCGAAGATCTTGCCAAACAAGAGCCAAAGATTAAAGTGGTGAAAATTAATGGGGCGGATGGAACGAACAAGTCCGTTAATCGCTTCTATCCATTTTGCACTGCCGAAGATACCTTCTTTATCAAGCTTGATGATGATGTTGTCTATTTGTCCCCGAATTTTAGCACTTCTGTTTACGAAGCGGCAATGAAGGAAAAAGGCAGATACATTTGGTGGTCGCCACTTGTGGTCAATAACGCTGTGTGCACGTGGTTGTTAAAATATCATTCGAAAATAGGCATCGAAGAGCCGATTAGCTGCCAAGCGTCGGACGATTTTTCGTGGAAATCTCCATCTTTTGCGATCAAGCTTCATGAGATTTTCTTGAAAGCGATGGGGGAAAAGCGCGTTGATGAATTCAAAGTTCCAGATTTTGAGGTTTCACTGTCTCGTTTTTCCATCAATTGTCTTGGGTATTTCGGAGAGGACGTGCGAGCTTTAGGTGAAACCTTTTGCCCAAGCGGAGTGGATGATGAAGAATGGATATCGGCTGTTTTGCCTTCAAGAATAGGAAAGCCGGGAAGAGTTATAGGCTCCGTTGTGATTTCCCATTTTGCGTTTTATACTCAAGAGCAGGATTTACTAAGGGCAAAAGTACTTGAAAAGTATTACAACGCTGCATTTCTTCAGCCTGAACCATACCCTCTCAAGCCGCTTCCTATTAAGCGTAGAATTAAGGACTTTGCAAGAAAGTCAAGGAATCTCTTGAGAACTCCCTTTGCGTAA
- a CDS encoding radical SAM protein, with the protein MNLLVGNIQRFCLHDGPGIRTTVFLMGCDLSCPWCANPENQKREKIEAMGRNSLPYGRWYSPEMLIEECKKDRPFYGKNGGVTFSGGEPLLWADELIPVLDGLKTSGVSICTETSLYTNVEAVQKTWGKIDEYYVDLKTLCSEKYAEFLGGSIDTFFVNLEYLESRKSKIVYRIPVVESFNFDSESRASYIAFFKARPGSQVELFACHDLANAKYGVMRMPVFNIGKVNRAELDCFINELELLDVRIGELAV; encoded by the coding sequence GTGAATTTGCTTGTAGGTAATATTCAAAGATTTTGCTTGCATGATGGCCCAGGTATTCGCACGACCGTTTTTTTGATGGGGTGTGATTTAAGCTGTCCATGGTGCGCTAACCCAGAAAATCAAAAACGCGAAAAAATAGAAGCAATGGGGCGAAATTCTCTACCATATGGTCGATGGTATAGCCCGGAAATGCTGATTGAAGAATGCAAAAAAGATCGACCGTTTTATGGAAAGAATGGTGGAGTCACTTTTTCTGGAGGGGAGCCCCTGCTTTGGGCCGACGAACTAATTCCTGTTCTGGACGGGTTAAAGACAAGTGGGGTTTCTATTTGTACGGAAACCTCGTTGTATACAAATGTTGAGGCAGTCCAAAAAACCTGGGGGAAGATAGATGAATATTATGTTGATTTGAAAACGTTGTGTAGTGAAAAGTACGCAGAATTTTTGGGTGGGAGCATTGATACGTTCTTTGTGAATCTGGAGTATCTGGAAAGTCGAAAATCTAAGATCGTTTATCGAATACCTGTTGTAGAAAGTTTTAATTTCGATTCGGAATCAAGGGCTAGTTATATAGCCTTTTTCAAGGCCAGGCCAGGTAGCCAAGTAGAATTGTTTGCATGTCACGACTTGGCAAATGCGAAGTATGGGGTGATGAGAATGCCAGTTTTCAATATTGGAAAAGTAAATCGAGCCGAATTAGACTGCTTCATAAATGAACTCGAGCTCCTTGACGTAAGGATCGGGGAGCTTGCGGTTTAA
- the glf gene encoding UDP-galactopyranose mutase, with product MKKYDFLVVGAGLFGAVFAYEMTRRGKKCLVVEKRSHIGGNCYTEETEGINVHKYGAHIFHTSDKEIWEYVNGLVEFNKYSHSVIARWKNLCYNLPFNMNTFYHLWGTITPDDAAKVIDEQKLVLKGKTPTNLAEQAISLVGTDIYERLIKGYTEKQWGRKAEDLPAFIIKRIPVRFNFDNNYFNDPYQGIPVGGYTKIFEKLLEGIEVRLGVDYFELRNELDSLADATLFTGPIDAFYGYSHGHLEYRSVRFETEVLNQANFQGISVVNYTDAEIPYTRIIEHKHFEFGTQPKTVISKEFSTEWAPGDEPYYPVNDAKNTERFGKYQALADSETRYIFGGRLAEYKYYDMHHIVRSALTLVEKVSNKP from the coding sequence GTGAAAAAGTATGACTTCCTGGTGGTCGGTGCAGGGCTTTTTGGAGCCGTTTTCGCGTACGAGATGACTCGGCGTGGGAAGAAATGTCTTGTCGTCGAGAAGCGAAGCCACATAGGAGGAAACTGTTACACCGAGGAAACAGAAGGAATTAACGTCCATAAGTATGGTGCGCATATTTTCCATACTTCGGACAAGGAGATTTGGGAGTATGTAAATGGCTTGGTTGAGTTTAATAAGTATTCCCATAGCGTGATCGCACGCTGGAAAAATCTTTGCTATAATCTGCCGTTTAATATGAATACATTTTATCATCTCTGGGGCACAATCACACCAGACGACGCCGCTAAAGTTATCGATGAACAAAAGCTCGTGCTGAAGGGGAAAACACCAACAAATTTGGCGGAGCAAGCGATTTCTCTTGTTGGCACGGACATTTATGAAAGATTAATTAAGGGTTACACAGAAAAGCAATGGGGAAGGAAGGCAGAAGATCTTCCGGCCTTTATTATTAAAAGAATTCCGGTGCGATTCAATTTCGACAACAATTATTTCAACGATCCGTATCAAGGAATACCCGTTGGCGGCTATACGAAGATATTCGAAAAGCTCTTGGAAGGGATAGAAGTAAGGCTGGGCGTTGATTATTTTGAGCTGAGGAATGAGCTTGATTCTTTGGCTGATGCAACATTGTTTACAGGCCCCATAGATGCCTTTTATGGATATTCTCATGGGCATCTGGAATATCGTTCCGTTCGCTTTGAGACAGAAGTACTGAATCAAGCGAATTTTCAGGGCATCTCTGTGGTAAATTACACTGATGCGGAAATTCCGTATACTAGAATTATTGAACACAAGCATTTTGAATTTGGGACCCAGCCAAAAACGGTCATTTCAAAAGAGTTTTCAACTGAATGGGCCCCAGGTGATGAACCGTATTATCCAGTGAATGATGCCAAAAACACTGAGCGATTTGGGAAGTATCAAGCATTAGCCGATAGCGAGACTCGATATATCTTTGGTGGAAGGTTGGCGGAATATAAATACTACGACATGCATCATATCGTTCGATCGGCTCTGACGCTAGTGGAAAAAGTCTCGAATAAGCCGTGA
- a CDS encoding HAD hydrolase-like protein gives MVQSQVKAVVFDFDGTLADTLPRTLRLFPILAREFKFRSAPPEELQSLRSLGAGEIMVRLGISWWKAPLVLWRARNLLARDREPIEPFPGVVDLLRELDARGVEWGILTTNSWSLVRSTLRAWGAPEPGWLEAGVSLAGKARKLRRLAGRFAILPDHLLLVGDEVRDVEAAGRAGASMAAVTWGYNTRQALVEANAPCLCDTVEQLRATMIRSEPIA, from the coding sequence ATGGTTCAATCCCAGGTGAAGGCGGTTGTCTTCGATTTCGATGGGACCCTCGCGGATACTTTGCCGCGCACGTTGCGGTTGTTCCCCATCTTGGCTCGCGAGTTCAAGTTTCGGTCGGCGCCACCGGAAGAACTGCAATCCCTGCGATCGCTCGGTGCCGGGGAGATCATGGTGCGACTGGGCATTTCCTGGTGGAAGGCGCCGCTGGTGCTGTGGCGTGCACGGAATTTGTTGGCCCGCGATCGGGAACCCATCGAGCCGTTTCCGGGAGTGGTGGATCTTTTGCGGGAGCTGGATGCGCGCGGGGTGGAATGGGGCATCCTGACCACCAACAGCTGGTCCTTGGTGCGTTCCACGCTGCGCGCCTGGGGGGCTCCCGAACCGGGGTGGCTGGAAGCGGGAGTGAGTTTGGCCGGAAAGGCGAGGAAGTTGCGGAGGTTGGCGGGTCGATTCGCGATCCTCCCGGACCATCTGCTGTTGGTGGGAGACGAAGTGCGCGATGTGGAAGCCGCTGGACGCGCCGGTGCGTCCATGGCGGCCGTCACTTGGGGATACAATACGCGGCAAGCCTTGGTGGAGGCGAACGCGCCGTGTCTTTGCGACACGGTCGAACAATTGCGCGCCACGATGATCCGATCGGAACCGATCGCCTGA
- a CDS encoding RtcB family protein, translating into MNTNPEVFPGAQGGLVKAWTQGVAFEEEARRQVQNVAGLPFIHKWVAIMPDVHAGKGATVGSVIPTADVIIPAAVGVDIGCGMMAVRTTLNASDLPDSLGYVRAAIEKAVPHGRTDNGGRNDRGAWHDLPESVASAWAALKPAFDQLREKHPKLGEANAANHLGTLGTGNHFIEVCLDKEDAVWIMLHSGSRGVGNKVGTYFIQKAKREMERWHIHLPDSELAYLPEGSEHFGSYVKALKWAQSYAMTNRELMMQSVLGALRSLPGIPVFQTNLDAVNCHHNYVDREHHFGKDVWVTRKGAVRAREGEMGIIPGSMGARSYIVRGKGNVDSFCSSSHGAGRAMSRTEAKRRFTLADHQKSTEGIECRKDVDVIDETPGAYKDIDAVMEAQKDLVDIVHTLRQVLCVKG; encoded by the coding sequence ATGAACACCAATCCCGAAGTTTTCCCCGGAGCCCAAGGCGGGCTCGTCAAGGCCTGGACCCAAGGCGTCGCCTTCGAAGAGGAAGCCCGTCGCCAGGTACAGAACGTCGCTGGCCTTCCTTTCATCCACAAGTGGGTGGCCATCATGCCCGATGTCCACGCCGGCAAGGGAGCCACGGTGGGCTCCGTGATCCCCACCGCCGATGTGATCATTCCCGCCGCGGTGGGAGTGGACATCGGATGCGGCATGATGGCCGTGCGCACCACGCTCAATGCCAGCGATCTGCCCGATTCCCTCGGGTACGTTCGCGCCGCCATCGAGAAGGCAGTGCCCCACGGACGCACCGACAACGGCGGACGCAACGATCGCGGCGCCTGGCACGATCTGCCGGAATCTGTCGCAAGCGCCTGGGCCGCACTGAAGCCCGCTTTCGATCAACTGCGGGAAAAGCATCCCAAGCTGGGCGAAGCCAACGCGGCCAACCATCTTGGCACCCTCGGCACGGGCAACCACTTCATCGAGGTCTGCCTGGACAAGGAAGACGCCGTGTGGATCATGCTGCATTCCGGTTCGCGCGGCGTGGGCAACAAGGTCGGCACCTACTTCATCCAGAAGGCCAAGCGAGAAATGGAACGATGGCACATCCATCTTCCCGATTCCGAACTGGCCTATCTTCCTGAAGGTTCCGAACATTTCGGAAGCTACGTGAAGGCCTTGAAGTGGGCGCAATCCTACGCCATGACCAACCGCGAGCTGATGATGCAATCCGTGTTGGGCGCTCTGCGATCGCTTCCGGGCATTCCCGTCTTCCAGACAAATCTCGACGCGGTCAATTGCCACCACAATTACGTGGATCGCGAGCACCACTTCGGAAAGGACGTCTGGGTCACCCGCAAGGGGGCGGTGCGCGCCCGCGAAGGCGAGATGGGGATCATCCCCGGATCCATGGGCGCGCGTTCGTACATCGTGCGCGGCAAGGGAAACGTAGACAGTTTTTGTTCCAGCTCGCACGGGGCCGGTCGCGCCATGAGCCGCACCGAGGCCAAGCGCCGCTTCACGCTGGCGGATCACCAAAAGAGCACCGAAGGCATCGAATGCCGCAAGGACGTGGATGTGATCGACGAGACCCCCGGCGCCTACAAGGACATCGACGCGGTCATGGAGGCGCAGAAGGACCTGGTGGACATCGTGCACACCCTGCGGCAGGTGCTTTGCGTGAAGGGGTGA
- a CDS encoding M20/M25/M40 family metallo-hydrolase: MDQASLLEVCRTGFSETVRRLSDLVAIPSCSFSGYDPIELERSAEAVRQWLSDIGMPQTEILRKPGVAPYVVARDHRAGPDKPTLLLYAHHDVQPPMRENVWTSPAFTPTQREGRLYGRGSADDKAGIALHAASIDAWYRLHGSLPVNVTVLIEGEEEIGSDHLEGFLVEHGRLLAADAVVIADLANYDTGIPSLTVSLRGLVAVELELRALERPLHSGVWGGVVPDVLQAFCRILSSLSKEDGSIAIEGIEEGIEPANERELRDWASLPYDRVRFAEQAGMPLEIAPRDAVELGRKLWRKPAISINGIQAGTEGKTGNVLMDRVWARVGIRIVPGMDPRRTMDLLKRHMLARVPAGMTLAIHEESLAPSWGTSTSHPLFAIARESLEAGYGCPAVEVGCGASIPFVESVTAALGGVPALLVGVEDPWCNAHSENESVHLGDLLKAIGSQAILFGRLAEAGLAR, from the coding sequence ATGGACCAAGCATCGCTTCTGGAAGTCTGTCGCACCGGGTTTTCCGAGACCGTTCGCCGGTTGTCGGATCTGGTGGCCATTCCCTCGTGTTCGTTTTCCGGCTACGATCCGATCGAGCTGGAGCGATCGGCCGAGGCGGTGCGCCAGTGGCTTTCGGACATCGGAATGCCGCAGACGGAGATCCTGCGCAAGCCGGGTGTGGCGCCGTACGTGGTGGCGCGTGATCATCGGGCCGGACCGGACAAGCCGACGTTGCTCCTGTACGCCCATCATGATGTTCAACCGCCGATGCGGGAAAACGTATGGACATCACCGGCGTTCACTCCGACGCAACGCGAAGGCCGATTGTATGGACGGGGCTCGGCCGACGACAAGGCGGGAATCGCTCTGCATGCGGCATCGATCGACGCCTGGTACCGGCTCCACGGAAGTCTGCCCGTGAACGTGACCGTGTTGATCGAAGGCGAAGAGGAGATCGGCTCCGACCACCTGGAAGGATTTCTGGTCGAACACGGCAGGCTCCTGGCCGCCGATGCCGTGGTGATCGCCGATCTGGCAAACTACGACACCGGAATCCCGTCGCTGACGGTCTCGCTGCGCGGATTGGTCGCGGTGGAGCTCGAGCTTCGCGCTTTGGAGCGTCCGCTGCATTCGGGGGTGTGGGGTGGGGTGGTGCCCGATGTCCTCCAAGCGTTCTGTCGAATTTTGTCATCCCTTTCCAAGGAAGACGGCAGCATCGCCATCGAAGGGATCGAAGAGGGGATCGAGCCTGCCAACGAACGCGAATTGCGGGATTGGGCGAGCCTGCCCTATGATCGCGTCCGGTTCGCGGAGCAAGCCGGAATGCCACTGGAAATCGCGCCTCGGGACGCGGTGGAGCTGGGGCGGAAGCTTTGGCGCAAACCCGCCATTTCCATCAACGGCATCCAGGCCGGAACGGAAGGGAAGACAGGAAACGTCTTGATGGATCGCGTGTGGGCCAGGGTGGGGATCCGTATCGTACCGGGGATGGATCCGCGAAGGACGATGGATCTCCTGAAAAGGCACATGCTGGCGCGGGTGCCTGCGGGAATGACGCTGGCGATCCACGAGGAAAGCCTGGCGCCGTCCTGGGGGACCTCCACCAGCCATCCTTTGTTCGCCATCGCCCGCGAAAGCCTGGAAGCCGGTTACGGTTGCCCGGCGGTGGAAGTGGGCTGCGGGGCGAGCATTCCCTTCGTGGAGTCCGTGACCGCGGCTTTGGGCGGCGTGCCCGCGCTGCTGGTGGGCGTGGAAGATCCTTGGTGCAACGCGCACTCGGAAAACGAGTCGGTGCATCTGGGGGATCTGCTGAAGGCGATCGGGAGCCAAGCGATCCTGTTCGGGCGGCTGGCAGAAGCGGGGCTGGCGCGATGA
- a CDS encoding sigma 54-interacting transcriptional regulator has protein sequence MKAKSSKGVVGIGILGNVLDQGFASRRWDRWRPTVDLARQESLGLNRYHLLAQERFANLARLVASDMRKLNPELDVVLETLPDHDAWDFEAVYSVLFDISRKLPLDAVKDDILVHITTGSHVHQICLFLLTEARFFPGRLLQSSPPEGEDRSQPGRVSLIDLDLSRYDRIAKRFREDMRDRRDFLKDGITTRDPVFNQLIERIEVVALRSRDPILLGGLTGSGKSKLARRIHELRRMRGVVRGDFVAVNCATLAGEGAMSALFGHVKGAFTGAAADRAGYLRAAHGGTLFLDEIGELGLEEQAMLLLALEEKRFRPVGADREVESDFLLIAGSHKDLSLEVSQGSFREDLLSRIQLWTFALPGLADRPKDLEPNLDFELERLREREGKQVSITREARARFLEWGTSSQGLWRGNFRDLSSAVTRMAILGDGRIGSQQVTEEIERLNRSWERGPSRAAEIDLPLTVGPMDEFDRVQLAHVLGVCRQSASLAQAGRKLFAVSRARKESGNDSDRLRKYLGRFGLDWASART, from the coding sequence ATGAAGGCGAAATCTTCCAAAGGCGTCGTGGGGATCGGGATCCTGGGCAATGTGCTGGACCAGGGATTTGCGAGTCGGCGATGGGATCGGTGGCGGCCTACGGTGGACCTGGCGCGCCAAGAGTCGTTGGGACTGAACCGGTACCATCTGCTGGCGCAGGAGCGCTTCGCCAACCTCGCGAGGTTGGTCGCGTCCGACATGCGGAAGCTGAATCCGGAACTGGACGTGGTGCTGGAAACCTTGCCGGACCACGATGCCTGGGATTTCGAGGCGGTCTACTCGGTGCTCTTTGACATCTCCCGGAAACTTCCGCTGGATGCCGTCAAGGACGACATCCTGGTGCACATCACGACCGGAAGCCACGTCCACCAGATCTGTCTGTTCTTGCTGACGGAGGCCCGGTTCTTTCCGGGGCGCCTCTTGCAGTCCAGTCCGCCGGAAGGTGAAGACCGGTCCCAGCCTGGTCGGGTTTCCCTGATCGATCTGGATCTGTCCCGCTACGACCGCATCGCCAAGCGCTTTCGCGAAGACATGCGCGATCGCCGCGATTTTTTGAAGGACGGGATCACCACGCGCGATCCGGTCTTCAACCAGCTGATCGAACGCATCGAGGTGGTGGCCTTGCGTTCGCGGGATCCCATTCTCCTCGGTGGCCTGACAGGATCTGGCAAATCCAAGCTGGCTCGACGTATCCACGAACTGCGCCGGATGCGCGGTGTGGTACGGGGCGATTTCGTGGCGGTCAACTGCGCGACGCTGGCCGGCGAGGGGGCGATGTCGGCGCTGTTCGGGCATGTGAAGGGAGCTTTCACGGGAGCCGCTGCCGATCGCGCGGGGTATTTGCGCGCCGCGCATGGAGGCACGCTCTTTCTGGACGAGATCGGTGAACTTGGCTTGGAGGAGCAGGCCATGTTGCTTTTGGCGCTGGAGGAAAAACGGTTCCGGCCGGTGGGCGCCGATCGCGAGGTGGAAAGCGATTTTCTTCTGATCGCCGGGTCGCACAAAGATCTTTCGCTCGAGGTTTCCCAAGGGAGCTTTCGCGAGGATCTGCTGAGCCGTATCCAGCTCTGGACCTTCGCGCTGCCAGGGCTTGCAGACCGTCCCAAGGACCTGGAACCGAATCTGGATTTCGAGCTCGAGCGATTGCGCGAGCGAGAAGGCAAGCAAGTGTCCATCACTCGTGAGGCGCGAGCGCGCTTCCTGGAATGGGGGACATCTTCGCAGGGCTTGTGGCGAGGGAACTTTCGGGATTTGTCGTCGGCCGTGACGCGCATGGCCATTCTGGGAGACGGACGCATCGGAAGCCAGCAGGTGACCGAAGAGATCGAGCGTTTGAACCGCTCGTGGGAGCGCGGACCATCCAGAGCGGCGGAAATCGATCTGCCCCTGACGGTGGGGCCAATGGACGAATTCGATCGAGTGCAACTCGCCCATGTCCTGGGCGTCTGCCGGCAAAGCGCAAGCCTGGCCCAGGCGGGACGGAAATTGTTCGCCGTAAGCCGCGCGCGCAAGGAATCGGGAAACGACTCGGACCGGTTGCGCAAGTACCTCGGACGTTTCGGGTTGGATTGGGCGTCGGCGAGAACTTGA